In Synergistes jonesii, one DNA window encodes the following:
- a CDS encoding molybdopterin-binding protein has translation MKITTIPLEKAVGLPLAHDLTQIDAKNHKKSARFKKGQIVTEADLETLRGMGRENLSIMEMSPGDVHEDDAARALGEALCGENLRVTAPSEGRCNLVAEKSGLLWYLAETVNRVNQDPDWVLSALAPHRPVLEGQVVAGFRIRPLVMEDYRVERAVAAVRGSRPFAILPFRPLKVGLVTTGKEIVDNKVEDAFRPKLLDKLARLGGSLFGQRFCTDSLERISEAIAAFLEEGADAVICTGGMSVDADDRTPGAIRSRCYRIPFQGTPALPGAMLMLGWAKSPLDGRDVAVIGAPACVAFDDRTALDKLLPFIFAGVEPGDLVRRWGVGGLCEHCSVCHYPACAFAAGS, from the coding sequence GTGAAGATAACGACAATCCCGCTTGAGAAAGCGGTAGGGCTGCCTCTCGCGCACGACCTAACGCAGATAGACGCGAAGAATCACAAAAAGTCGGCGCGCTTCAAAAAAGGGCAGATAGTCACAGAGGCGGATCTCGAAACTCTGCGCGGCATGGGGCGCGAAAATCTTTCGATAATGGAGATGTCGCCGGGGGACGTCCACGAGGACGACGCGGCGCGCGCGCTCGGCGAAGCGCTCTGCGGCGAAAATTTGCGCGTTACCGCGCCTTCCGAGGGACGTTGCAATCTCGTCGCCGAGAAGAGCGGCCTGCTCTGGTATCTCGCCGAGACTGTCAACCGCGTCAATCAGGACCCCGACTGGGTGCTGTCGGCCCTCGCGCCGCACAGGCCGGTGCTCGAAGGGCAGGTCGTCGCAGGTTTCAGGATACGTCCGCTCGTGATGGAGGACTATCGCGTCGAGCGCGCCGTCGCCGCCGTGCGCGGCAGCAGGCCTTTTGCGATTCTGCCGTTCAGGCCGCTGAAGGTCGGGCTCGTCACGACAGGCAAGGAGATCGTCGACAACAAGGTCGAAGACGCCTTCCGTCCCAAGCTGCTCGACAAGCTCGCGCGGCTCGGGGGCTCTCTGTTCGGTCAGAGATTCTGCACGGATTCGCTTGAGCGTATAAGTGAAGCGATAGCCGCCTTCCTCGAAGAGGGGGCCGACGCGGTGATATGCACCGGCGGCATGAGCGTCGACGCGGACGACAGAACGCCGGGAGCGATCCGCAGCCGCTGCTATCGCATACCCTTCCAGGGGACGCCGGCGCTGCCGGGCGCGATGCTGATGCTCGGCTGGGCGAAATCGCCGCTGGACGGCCGCGATGTCGCAGTGATAGGCGCGCCGGCCTGCGTCGCCTTCGACGACCGCACGGCGCTCGACAAGCTGCTGCCGTTCATTTTCGCCGGAGTCGAGCCCGGCGACCTCGTGCGTCGCTGGGGAGTCGGCGGCCTCTGCGAGCACTGCAGCGTATGCCATTATCCGGCGTGCGCTTTCGCGGCGGGCTCTTAA
- a CDS encoding sulfurtransferase TusA family protein — protein MEKKSVDARGLSCPQPVIETKRALDRMSSGTVEILVDTVTSRENVIRFASNAGWKTSWKETETGFAVTAEK, from the coding sequence ATGGAAAAAAAGAGTGTAGACGCGCGCGGGCTCTCCTGCCCGCAGCCGGTGATAGAGACGAAACGTGCGCTCGACAGGATGAGCTCCGGCACGGTCGAAATCCTCGTAGACACCGTGACGTCGCGCGAAAACGTGATTCGCTTCGCGTCGAACGCCGGCTGGAAGACATCGTGGAAGGAAACGGAAACTGGCTTCGCTGTGACGGCGGAAAAATAA
- the yedE gene encoding YedE family putative selenium transporter, with product MDKMLMSKNGPAIAGAVLGVIGALLVKFGNPGNMGFCVACFTRDIAGAFGLHRASVVQYLRPEIAGFILGAFASALAFSEYKPRGGSSPMIRFALGFFAMTGALVFLGCPWRAYLRLAGGDLNAVAGIAGLVCGIAVGVWFLYGGFSLGASRPTPKAAGFVMPLFAAAILAFLFAKPLLGPEGTGPIFFSEKGPGAAHAPALISLFAGLVVGWLAQRTRFCTIGALRDLIMVRDTHLFKGIAAFMIAAFAANLALGQFKPGFENQPVAHTMQLWNFLGMALSGLAFTLAGGCPGRMLIMSGEGDSDAGSFVLGMLVGAAFAHNFSFASSGAGIGAHGAAASIIGIVFCLIVGFAFKNKMA from the coding sequence ATGGACAAAATGCTTATGTCAAAAAACGGCCCCGCGATCGCCGGGGCCGTGCTCGGCGTCATTGGGGCGCTTCTCGTGAAATTCGGCAACCCGGGCAATATGGGCTTCTGCGTCGCCTGCTTCACGCGCGACATCGCAGGCGCCTTCGGCCTGCACCGCGCCTCCGTCGTGCAGTATCTGCGCCCGGAGATAGCGGGCTTCATCCTTGGCGCGTTCGCCTCCGCGCTCGCTTTCTCGGAATATAAGCCGCGCGGCGGTTCGTCCCCGATGATTCGCTTCGCGCTCGGCTTCTTCGCGATGACCGGCGCCCTCGTATTCCTCGGCTGCCCGTGGCGCGCCTACCTTCGCCTCGCCGGCGGCGACCTCAACGCGGTCGCCGGCATAGCGGGGCTCGTCTGCGGGATAGCCGTCGGGGTGTGGTTCCTCTATGGGGGCTTCAGCCTCGGAGCCTCGCGCCCGACGCCGAAAGCGGCCGGCTTCGTGATGCCGCTCTTCGCGGCCGCTATCTTGGCTTTCCTTTTTGCGAAGCCTCTGCTCGGCCCTGAAGGCACGGGGCCGATATTCTTCTCGGAAAAGGGCCCCGGCGCGGCGCACGCGCCGGCGCTCATCTCTCTTTTCGCCGGCCTCGTCGTCGGATGGCTGGCCCAGCGCACGCGCTTCTGCACGATCGGCGCCCTGCGCGATCTCATCATGGTAAGGGACACTCATCTCTTCAAGGGCATCGCGGCCTTCATGATTGCCGCCTTCGCGGCGAACCTCGCGCTCGGGCAGTTCAAGCCGGGGTTTGAGAATCAGCCCGTCGCCCACACGATGCAGCTTTGGAACTTCCTCGGAATGGCGCTTTCCGGCCTCGCCTTCACACTCGCCGGAGGCTGCCCCGGAAGAATGCTCATAATGTCGGGTGAAGGCGACTCCGACGCCGGCTCCTTCGTGCTCGGCATGCTCGTCGGCGCCGCGTTCGCCCACAACTTCTCGTTTGCAAGCTCCGGCGCCGGCATAGGCGCGCACGGAGCGGCGGCCTCGATAATCGGGATCGTTTTCTGCCTGATCGTCGGCTTCGCCTTCAAAAATAAAATGGCATAG
- a CDS encoding Fur family transcriptional regulator yields the protein MNNVEKILGGSGLRTTRQRRVILELLFKRGVPLSHSEILSMIDDHLDRVTLYRTLETLKKSGIVHQVQGVDGVWRFCAHEQDAEGCPGDHPHFLCLSCGRMFCLTGQKMPRVDVPEGMKVEGKQFVVYGQCPECAAKGARTDDESEEVK from the coding sequence TTGAACAACGTTGAGAAGATTTTGGGCGGCTCCGGGCTTCGTACGACGCGTCAGCGGAGGGTCATACTCGAACTGCTCTTCAAAAGGGGCGTGCCGCTCTCTCACAGCGAAATTCTTTCGATGATCGACGACCACCTCGACCGCGTTACACTCTACCGCACTCTGGAAACGCTGAAGAAATCCGGCATCGTCCACCAGGTGCAGGGGGTCGACGGAGTGTGGCGCTTCTGCGCGCACGAGCAGGACGCCGAAGGCTGCCCTGGCGACCATCCGCATTTTTTATGTCTTTCCTGCGGCAGGATGTTCTGCCTGACGGGGCAGAAGATGCCGCGCGTCGACGTGCCGGAGGGCATGAAGGTCGAGGGCAAGCAGTTCGTGGTCTACGGGCAGTGCCCGGAGTGCGCCGCTAAGGGCGCCCGGACAGACGACGAAAGCGAGGAAGTTAAGTGA
- the ilvA gene encoding threonine ammonia-lyase IlvA: protein MSDYRPQLSDIQKAKQRISGVVVNTPLMLNIQLSERYGANVWLKREDMQIVRSYKIRGAYNKISSLAPEELERGVVCASAGNHAQGVALTCNKMGIKGTIFMPKPTPKQKINQVKMFGKDDIEIALCGDTYDDCCAEALSCCEKSGGAFIHPFDDPQIIEGQATLGLDILNEAFGDFHYILLPIGGGGLMAGVGSVFKSLSPDTCVVGVESSGAASMKAAFDAGHPVDLAEIDTFADGIAVRRAGDLTFGICRNVVDRLVQVPEGQICTTILALYNESAIVVEPAGAVSVAALEYLKDDIRGKNVVCVISGSNNDITRMEEIKERSLLHEGLKHYFILRFPQRAGALREFLEKVLGPNDDITHFQYSKKNSRERGPAVVGIELHRAEDFAPLVERMKEQNIVYEYLNDKPDLFQFLI, encoded by the coding sequence ATGTCCGACTACCGTCCGCAGCTTTCAGATATACAAAAGGCGAAGCAGCGCATAAGCGGCGTGGTGGTAAACACGCCCCTTATGCTGAACATCCAGCTCTCCGAGCGCTACGGGGCCAACGTCTGGCTCAAGCGGGAAGATATGCAGATAGTACGTTCCTACAAGATACGCGGCGCGTACAATAAGATTTCGAGCTTGGCGCCGGAAGAGCTGGAGAGAGGAGTCGTCTGCGCCTCCGCCGGGAATCACGCCCAGGGCGTCGCCCTTACCTGCAACAAAATGGGAATCAAGGGCACGATATTCATGCCCAAGCCGACGCCGAAGCAAAAAATCAACCAGGTGAAGATGTTCGGCAAAGACGACATCGAGATAGCGCTCTGCGGCGACACCTACGACGACTGCTGCGCCGAGGCGCTTTCCTGCTGCGAGAAGAGCGGCGGCGCCTTCATACATCCCTTCGACGACCCGCAGATCATCGAAGGGCAGGCGACGCTGGGGCTCGACATATTGAACGAAGCTTTCGGGGATTTCCACTACATACTGCTGCCGATCGGCGGCGGCGGGCTCATGGCCGGCGTGGGGAGCGTATTTAAAAGCCTGAGCCCGGACACCTGCGTAGTGGGGGTCGAATCTTCCGGCGCTGCGTCGATGAAGGCGGCCTTCGACGCGGGGCATCCCGTCGATCTGGCTGAGATCGACACCTTTGCCGACGGCATCGCGGTGCGCCGCGCAGGCGACCTGACGTTCGGCATCTGCCGCAATGTGGTGGACCGTCTCGTACAGGTCCCCGAGGGACAGATCTGCACCACGATACTCGCGCTCTACAACGAAAGCGCGATAGTCGTGGAGCCAGCCGGAGCAGTGTCCGTGGCGGCGCTCGAATATCTTAAGGACGATATACGCGGTAAAAACGTCGTCTGTGTGATAAGCGGAAGCAATAACGACATCACGCGCATGGAGGAGATAAAAGAGCGCTCCCTGCTGCACGAGGGGCTGAAGCATTATTTCATACTGCGCTTCCCGCAGCGGGCCGGCGCGCTGCGCGAGTTCCTCGAAAAGGTGCTCGGCCCGAACGACGATATAACGCACTTCCAGTATTCTAAGAAAAATTCCCGCGAGCGCGGCCCGGCGGTCGTCGGCATAGAACTTCACCGCGCCGAGGATTTCGCGCCGCTCGTCGAAAGGATGAAGGAACAGAACATAGTCTACGAATACCTGAACGACAAGCCGGATCTCTTCCAGTTTTTGATTTAG
- a CDS encoding IclR family transcriptional regulator: MNKSLPTKINYMSSVFELFFRYRLELTLTEAAARCKTTEEQIKPMLEKLSERGWLTFSKNKMTYSYGMKLLPFTREERLKEELVRQVTPVMKQLSQDSGQCVMLNYLEGMKSICVQKVMPKNSIYIAARVGKDYPLHAGSSSRVLLAYAPEAVRAGVLSSRLKKYTPFTITDPEKLSDSLFEIRRTGYCCSTEEMDPGAGSVSCAILDESSNLLGVLTIIGTRFAFEKENMLWKALLFEAVKKIK; the protein is encoded by the coding sequence TTGAATAAATCATTGCCTACAAAAATTAATTATATGTCATCCGTGTTCGAGCTCTTTTTCCGGTACAGGCTTGAGCTTACTCTGACAGAGGCTGCTGCACGCTGCAAGACGACCGAGGAGCAGATAAAGCCGATGCTTGAAAAATTATCCGAAAGGGGTTGGCTTACGTTTTCAAAGAACAAAATGACATACAGTTACGGCATGAAGCTTCTGCCCTTTACCAGAGAGGAACGGCTCAAGGAAGAACTCGTGCGTCAGGTCACGCCTGTGATGAAGCAGCTGTCGCAGGATTCCGGCCAGTGCGTGATGCTCAATTACCTTGAAGGTATGAAGTCGATATGCGTGCAGAAAGTAATGCCGAAAAATTCGATATACATCGCGGCGAGGGTCGGCAAAGATTATCCGCTGCATGCTGGGAGCAGCTCGCGCGTACTTCTTGCTTACGCGCCGGAGGCTGTGCGCGCCGGCGTACTATCCTCGCGCCTGAAAAAATACACACCCTTTACCATCACAGACCCCGAAAAGCTTTCAGATTCCCTGTTTGAGATTCGCAGGACCGGCTACTGCTGCAGCACGGAAGAAATGGACCCCGGCGCAGGTTCCGTCTCCTGCGCGATACTCGACGAAAGCAGCAACCTTCTCGGCGTTCTGACTATCATCGGGACGCGCTTCGCGTTCGAAAAAGAAAATATGCTGTGGAAGGCTCTTCTTTTTGAAGCGGTCAAAAAGATAAAATAA
- a CDS encoding XdhC family protein: MDAELLSKVNEEVQAGGYGVLCTVTSESGSTPRSRGASMWVRPDGTIAGTIGGGLLEHQAIQESLRMMKGGQISQMWRKSLNEKDGMACGGEADVYMEVIGRCDELVVFGAGHVGKAVSQLGAFTGFRVTVWDEREEFANDENIPWARNVVCPIDKIYENGVSFHERSYVVIMTRGHTLDAEAVAATDKQPGAYYGMIGSRSKIATVRKTLLERGVSAEHIDRIFKPIGLPIKAETPNEIAVSVMAEILAVKYGADVGRLRGETEVR, from the coding sequence ATGGACGCAGAACTTTTGAGCAAGGTAAACGAAGAAGTGCAGGCAGGAGGCTACGGCGTTCTCTGCACGGTGACGAGCGAGAGCGGCTCGACGCCGCGCAGCCGCGGCGCGTCGATGTGGGTGCGCCCCGACGGCACTATCGCCGGGACGATCGGCGGCGGCCTGCTGGAGCATCAGGCGATACAGGAATCCCTGCGCATGATGAAGGGCGGGCAAATCTCCCAAATGTGGCGCAAGAGCCTTAACGAAAAGGACGGCATGGCCTGCGGCGGAGAGGCCGATGTCTATATGGAGGTGATAGGGCGCTGCGACGAGCTGGTGGTCTTCGGGGCGGGGCACGTCGGGAAGGCCGTCTCTCAGCTCGGCGCCTTCACAGGCTTCCGCGTCACCGTTTGGGACGAGCGCGAAGAGTTCGCGAACGACGAAAACATTCCCTGGGCGCGCAACGTCGTCTGCCCGATAGACAAGATATACGAAAACGGAGTCTCCTTCCACGAGCGCAGCTACGTCGTCATCATGACGCGCGGACATACGCTCGACGCGGAGGCCGTAGCGGCGACCGATAAGCAGCCCGGCGCGTACTACGGGATGATAGGCTCGCGCTCGAAGATAGCAACGGTGCGCAAGACGCTGCTCGAACGCGGCGTGAGCGCCGAGCATATAGACAGGATATTCAAGCCGATAGGGCTGCCGATAAAGGCCGAGACGCCGAATGAAATAGCGGTCTCCGTGATGGCCGAGATACTCGCCGTGAAGTACGGCGCAGACGTCGGCAGGCTGCGCGGAGAAACGGAAGTGAGATAA